From the Hallerella porci genome, one window contains:
- a CDS encoding T9SS type A sorting domain-containing protein — protein MGGPYKYPFVGVGFNLVSGNQEGADISSWGGICLGYKSDGIAPALEIAPEDEGTLTKYNNYKASLKIAAVVTVVDLPWAQFKQEAGWGNKVDQSIVLSKASAIKFKMAAADGKTTNFNVAQIGELGKCDGSAIQSVKSASALKASVAGRTLAISGVKAGATVEVINLQGQVMLKSVLNSANASLNLANMDAGIYMVRVAGQANLSQKIVLK, from the coding sequence ATGGGTGGTCCTTACAAGTATCCGTTCGTTGGCGTTGGTTTCAACTTGGTGAGCGGAAACCAAGAAGGTGCTGATATTTCTTCTTGGGGTGGTATCTGCCTCGGTTACAAGTCCGATGGAATTGCTCCGGCACTTGAAATTGCACCGGAAGATGAAGGTACTCTTACCAAATACAATAACTACAAGGCTTCTTTGAAGATTGCTGCGGTCGTGACGGTTGTGGACCTTCCTTGGGCTCAGTTCAAGCAGGAAGCAGGCTGGGGCAATAAAGTGGATCAGTCTATTGTTCTTAGCAAGGCTTCTGCAATCAAGTTCAAAATGGCTGCTGCTGACGGCAAGACAACGAACTTCAACGTTGCTCAAATCGGTGAACTCGGCAAGTGCGATGGCTCTGCAATCCAATCTGTGAAGTCTGCATCTGCATTGAAGGCTTCTGTTGCTGGTCGCACTCTCGCTATCTCTGGCGTGAAGGCTGGTGCAACGGTCGAAGTGATCAACCTCCAAGGCCAAGTGATGCTCAAGAGCGTTCTCAACTCGGCAAACGCTTCTTTGAACCTCGCTAACATGGACGCAGGTATCTACATGGTTCGTGTTGCTGGTCAAGCAAATCTCAGCCAGAAGATTGTTCTCAAGTAA
- a CDS encoding glycosyl hydrolase family 8 has translation MKHFTKSLFIAGLTAFSFSNAAPSFPFPQNQAYPYGNTFKSAVTDSIQKHFDVWKKAWYTEAGTFYAKYDGASESANAQMPAGTARVISPDEHAESTVSEGIAYGMLLMVYMSSTASDHQAEFDKLWKYWKCYGKGSNGNGCNSWNGEGMDWKIDNYTGSVDGSGTASDAEFDAALALVMASKQWNNPTYLEEAKKLITWTKSNDFNSDGSIRPGSNWNDAFNPSYSAVAAFQLFYEVTKDAFWQTAVEKATAEVQLCQNAATGLMPDWCDWSSHKPTHTSANVTSGYLGFYNDATRTPWRMAWGYSWYGIKGAKASNDKIISWLDSISYGYAGMLAPGYNVDGSTETDVFVSSDFTGGLGLSMLSADNPGAYLEGLYYTLANTQGKESLTSSSGEQYFAATLNVLYMLLLTGNMPNFYNMTGYTAFTPNPADVQTPKMPEGTLIDTAEHPAISGFTHWGVYSDKLGQTKMYPDSGTSGVFKQLDGTNMVAAEMFIGPEPLYTGAADLKYPFAGIACSFDASQAYYDLSDLANVHIVYKSKGVVRFSLLDQETLNQDKEGGEPGYYLPPTEDWRVLDIDISYNTSGYYKNFNTLTYPAWTGLQGNMDAPDVLKAVRGVKFDAKMQKSGFASFALKEIALQDKDGNIISNLKEINAIQAPKKAVGKALLSQNGKSVHFEQVGNQAKLRIYDLKGNLLASKTVSGTGDIALDALAPASGLYVLRLSTATHSQFLKIQK, from the coding sequence ATGAAACATTTTACCAAATCCCTTTTTATCGCCGGTCTTACCGCATTTTCTTTTTCCAATGCGGCACCGAGTTTTCCTTTTCCGCAAAATCAAGCCTATCCCTACGGCAATACATTTAAATCAGCGGTAACCGACTCCATTCAAAAGCACTTTGATGTTTGGAAAAAAGCGTGGTACACCGAAGCCGGGACTTTCTACGCCAAATACGACGGCGCCTCCGAAAGCGCAAACGCCCAAATGCCTGCGGGCACAGCACGCGTGATTAGTCCCGACGAACACGCCGAAAGCACCGTTTCCGAAGGCATCGCTTACGGTATGTTGTTAATGGTTTATATGTCGAGCACGGCGAGCGATCATCAAGCCGAATTCGATAAATTATGGAAATATTGGAAGTGCTACGGCAAAGGTTCCAACGGAAATGGCTGCAACAGTTGGAACGGCGAAGGGATGGATTGGAAAATCGACAATTACACAGGAAGTGTTGACGGTTCCGGTACGGCAAGCGACGCCGAATTCGATGCAGCCCTCGCCCTGGTCATGGCATCGAAACAGTGGAATAATCCCACTTATTTAGAAGAAGCGAAGAAATTGATTACTTGGACAAAGTCCAACGACTTTAATTCCGACGGCTCAATTCGTCCGGGCAGCAACTGGAATGATGCATTTAACCCAAGTTATTCTGCGGTAGCCGCCTTCCAACTTTTTTACGAAGTGACGAAAGACGCCTTCTGGCAAACCGCTGTCGAAAAAGCCACCGCCGAAGTGCAATTATGCCAAAATGCCGCGACCGGTTTAATGCCGGACTGGTGCGATTGGAGCTCTCACAAACCTACACATACAAGCGCAAATGTCACTAGCGGTTACCTCGGATTTTATAATGATGCGACTCGTACGCCGTGGCGTATGGCTTGGGGCTATTCTTGGTACGGAATCAAAGGCGCCAAAGCGAGCAACGATAAAATCATTTCTTGGTTAGATTCTATTTCTTACGGCTACGCAGGGATGCTTGCGCCGGGTTATAATGTAGACGGTTCTACAGAAACCGACGTCTTTGTTTCTTCGGATTTTACAGGCGGTCTCGGACTTTCGATGCTTTCGGCCGATAATCCGGGTGCTTACTTAGAAGGTTTATATTATACCCTCGCCAACACACAAGGAAAAGAATCGTTGACATCTAGCTCGGGAGAACAATATTTTGCGGCGACATTAAATGTGCTCTATATGCTCCTCCTCACGGGAAATATGCCGAACTTCTATAATATGACGGGTTATACCGCCTTTACGCCGAACCCGGCAGATGTGCAAACTCCGAAAATGCCCGAAGGCACTTTAATTGACACCGCAGAACATCCCGCGATTTCAGGATTCACGCATTGGGGAGTTTATTCCGATAAGCTCGGCCAAACTAAAATGTATCCGGATTCGGGCACTTCGGGAGTTTTCAAACAACTCGATGGCACCAATATGGTCGCAGCCGAAATGTTTATCGGTCCAGAACCGCTCTACACCGGCGCCGCTGATTTGAAATATCCTTTTGCGGGCATCGCTTGCTCTTTTGACGCTAGCCAAGCTTACTATGATTTAAGCGATTTAGCAAATGTGCACATTGTTTATAAGAGCAAAGGTGTTGTCCGATTCTCTCTCTTGGATCAAGAAACCTTAAACCAAGACAAAGAAGGCGGCGAACCGGGCTATTATCTGCCACCGACCGAAGATTGGCGAGTTCTCGATATTGATATTAGCTATAACACAAGCGGTTACTATAAGAATTTTAACACTCTCACTTATCCCGCGTGGACAGGTCTTCAAGGAAATATGGATGCGCCCGATGTTTTGAAAGCAGTTCGCGGTGTCAAATTTGATGCCAAGATGCAAAAATCCGGATTTGCTTCATTTGCTTTGAAAGAAATTGCTTTGCAAGATAAGGACGGCAATATTATCTCAAACTTGAAAGAAATCAATGCCATTCAAGCCCCGAAAAAAGCCGTCGGCAAAGCGCTCCTTAGCCAAAATGGAAAGAGCGTACACTTTGAACAAGTCGGAAACCAAGCAAAGCTCCGCATCTACGACTTGAAAGGCAATTTACTCGCGAGCAAGACTGTGAGCGGAACAGGCGACATCGCATTAGACGCTCTCGCTCCCGCTAGCGGACTTTATGTGTTGCGTCTTTCGACGGCAACTCATTCGCAATTCTTAAAAATTCAAAAATAA
- a CDS encoding glycoside hydrolase family 5 protein: MKKLTKFLCVGLLALASTAFADATSAKPLRVGPVQNYGALGTDGGKIVSLVNGKEVMLRGVSLFWSDALGIQYYNSESISWAVKNLGIDVFRFAMGIQYYNSQGNASEPMDASYSYVGAPESYLSKLDQMVQVAIENDVYIIVDWHSHRAENEQALAVDFFNKIAQKYANIPNVIFEIYNEPVNTAWNTIVSYANTVSAGIRKYSKNLILVGTPSWSQLGSYGGVTANNVAYVFHFYAGTHKVGSFGSRITAAKNAGNAVFISEWGTTNADGDGEPDASATQDWFQFMETNHLSNCNWSFRNYTSTIDNKSEKSAMFDGSEILNTQEALANAKYTTSGTLVKNYLTSHTSSWADSLLAGKTAGSCHFDSKTVKQTAGSVTLPAGCTYTSSNESAVTVSGGTATILDAGYAILTGNDGSQSIITVEAEPEQNSGIVSFLCRYGGNCSQGHSVKNYTGTNPLETILTVSTTTTQKGTLSFKALNPEIVKVKTGTCTITQCYSAQNKTVTFAEFTGVYGDGKIVITAPAVTGYRALNETITVSYKKGLYKLSSYFKNWTLALGALSREKVLPDVVNQTVPVTYTYNGQPSTPYLTKVGTAIQAGTENAIVLINASAPGDDNYEPLDQTITVVVGDSTLAVNKTEFDNAPILAKAKVAPFRTQIQENGLLLQVPQSGFVSWAIYTPAGKVIASQKQNLSAGSHLISLENLPTGSYMMRVKQGSNQSNFHWNKQ; this comes from the coding sequence ATGAAAAAATTAACCAAGTTCCTTTGCGTCGGCCTCTTGGCATTAGCTTCTACCGCTTTTGCCGATGCGACAAGCGCAAAACCTCTGCGCGTGGGTCCTGTGCAAAATTACGGCGCACTCGGTACCGACGGCGGAAAAATCGTAAGCCTAGTCAACGGCAAAGAAGTAATGCTCCGCGGCGTAAGCCTTTTCTGGTCCGATGCATTAGGCATTCAATACTACAATTCCGAATCGATTTCTTGGGCAGTCAAGAATTTAGGGATTGATGTGTTCCGTTTTGCGATGGGCATTCAATACTACAATTCGCAAGGAAACGCCTCAGAACCGATGGATGCTAGCTATTCTTATGTTGGCGCCCCCGAATCTTATCTCTCTAAATTAGATCAGATGGTGCAAGTGGCAATTGAAAACGATGTTTACATTATCGTGGACTGGCACAGTCACCGCGCCGAAAATGAGCAAGCTTTAGCGGTTGATTTTTTCAATAAGATTGCGCAGAAGTATGCAAATATTCCGAATGTGATTTTTGAAATCTATAATGAACCGGTCAATACAGCGTGGAATACGATTGTCAGCTACGCCAATACCGTTTCTGCAGGAATTCGCAAGTACTCTAAAAACTTGATTTTAGTCGGCACTCCAAGTTGGTCACAGCTCGGCTCTTATGGTGGCGTCACCGCCAACAATGTGGCGTATGTTTTCCACTTTTACGCGGGCACTCATAAAGTCGGTTCCTTTGGTTCACGAATTACCGCCGCCAAAAATGCCGGCAATGCGGTCTTTATTTCGGAATGGGGCACAACGAACGCCGACGGTGATGGAGAACCCGATGCCAGCGCAACTCAAGATTGGTTCCAATTTATGGAAACAAATCATTTGAGCAACTGTAACTGGAGCTTCCGCAATTATACAAGCACTATCGACAACAAAAGCGAAAAATCCGCCATGTTTGACGGCAGCGAGATTTTGAATACTCAAGAAGCTTTGGCGAATGCAAAATACACCACTTCGGGCACGCTTGTCAAAAACTATTTGACATCGCACACTAGTTCTTGGGCAGATTCTTTACTCGCCGGGAAGACTGCAGGTTCTTGCCACTTTGATTCCAAAACAGTCAAGCAAACCGCAGGTTCTGTAACTTTACCAGCCGGTTGCACCTACACTTCGAGCAATGAATCGGCAGTCACCGTTTCGGGCGGAACCGCAACCATTCTCGATGCGGGCTATGCCATCCTCACCGGAAACGATGGTTCTCAATCCATCATCACGGTGGAAGCGGAACCGGAACAAAATTCGGGAATCGTCAGCTTCCTTTGCCGTTACGGCGGAAACTGCTCGCAAGGTCATTCTGTAAAAAATTATACCGGAACAAATCCATTAGAAACAATTCTTACAGTCAGTACAACAACAACCCAAAAAGGAACTTTATCTTTTAAAGCTTTAAATCCAGAAATCGTCAAAGTAAAAACGGGAACTTGCACTATCACCCAATGTTATAGTGCACAAAATAAAACCGTTACTTTTGCAGAATTTACAGGCGTCTATGGTGACGGAAAAATCGTCATTACTGCGCCCGCTGTTACCGGCTACCGCGCACTCAACGAGACCATTACAGTTTCCTATAAGAAAGGCCTCTACAAACTGAGTTCCTATTTCAAAAATTGGACTCTTGCTCTCGGAGCTCTTTCCAGAGAAAAAGTGCTTCCTGATGTTGTCAATCAAACAGTCCCTGTGACCTATACTTATAACGGTCAACCGTCTACTCCGTATTTGACGAAAGTCGGCACCGCAATTCAAGCCGGAACAGAAAATGCAATTGTGCTGATTAACGCCTCTGCCCCCGGCGATGACAATTACGAACCGTTAGATCAAACGATTACTGTCGTCGTCGGCGATAGCACTCTTGCGGTCAACAAAACCGAATTCGATAACGCTCCGATTCTTGCAAAAGCAAAAGTCGCTCCGTTCCGCACTCAAATTCAAGAAAACGGCCTTTTGCTGCAAGTTCCGCAAAGCGGTTTTGTTTCGTGGGCAATTTACACCCCCGCAGGCAAAGTCATCGCAAGCCAAAAGCAAAACCTCTCCGCCGGCTCGCACTTAATCTCGCTCGAAAACCTCCCCACCGGCTCTTATATGATGCGGGTCAAGCAAGGCAGCAACCAGTCTAATTTTCACTGGAATAAGCAATAA
- a CDS encoding glycoside hydrolase family 18 protein, with protein sequence MNLKWIALSLVFGCAALANAAADKVVGYFPYWSQYSQFAPKDIRYNMVTHIHYVSLSPSSDGSLAFADENDAENFKELAKLSNENKVKLIVSIGGMEQEGTLAEIAGSDEMLSTFANNAASWISENGAAGAELDWQNLTAENAEAFGKMVNALKEALGDKELAVTAYPQSSADAYSAEALNRADYITVFVPDQMTEESSELKPNQSVTVFEEAMNTLSSKGVEKDKLVPVVLFYGKSFTGAKGLGEAQTGIGSGNEGILSYKELMAKFDTPDYQVTFDEASKSEVAVSDMESIVFMGIPSVKALAETVKNEGYAGVAAYDLSQDHTEPIVSLLVTIGLELRPDVNYKPKKK encoded by the coding sequence ATGAACTTAAAATGGATCGCTCTTTCTTTGGTCTTCGGTTGCGCCGCACTTGCGAATGCTGCAGCTGATAAAGTCGTGGGATATTTCCCGTATTGGAGCCAATATTCGCAATTTGCGCCAAAAGATATCCGCTACAATATGGTGACTCATATTCACTATGTTTCGCTTTCGCCTTCTTCGGATGGTTCTCTCGCCTTTGCCGATGAAAACGATGCGGAAAACTTTAAGGAACTCGCCAAACTTTCGAATGAAAATAAGGTAAAGCTGATTGTTTCGATCGGTGGCATGGAACAAGAAGGAACTTTAGCAGAAATTGCAGGCTCCGATGAAATGCTTTCGACTTTTGCAAACAATGCGGCTTCTTGGATTTCGGAAAATGGTGCTGCGGGTGCCGAATTGGATTGGCAAAATCTTACCGCCGAAAATGCCGAAGCTTTTGGCAAAATGGTCAATGCTTTGAAGGAAGCTTTGGGCGATAAAGAACTTGCGGTGACCGCTTATCCGCAATCATCTGCAGACGCTTATAGCGCCGAAGCCTTGAACCGTGCCGATTACATTACCGTCTTTGTGCCGGATCAAATGACCGAAGAATCTTCGGAATTAAAGCCGAATCAGAGCGTCACCGTTTTTGAAGAAGCGATGAATACTCTTTCGAGTAAGGGCGTTGAAAAAGATAAACTCGTTCCGGTTGTGCTTTTCTATGGTAAAAGCTTTACAGGAGCCAAAGGTTTGGGCGAAGCGCAAACCGGTATCGGTAGCGGTAACGAAGGCATTCTTTCGTATAAAGAATTGATGGCGAAGTTTGATACGCCGGATTATCAGGTGACCTTTGATGAAGCCTCGAAATCCGAAGTTGCTGTCAGCGATATGGAATCCATCGTCTTTATGGGAATTCCTTCGGTAAAAGCTCTCGCAGAAACGGTGAAAAACGAAGGCTACGCAGGCGTTGCGGCTTACGACCTTTCGCAAGATCACACGGAACCGATTGTTTCGCTGTTAGTCACCATCGGACTAGAACTGAGACCCGATGTGAACTACAAGCCGAAGAAAAAGTAA
- a CDS encoding CIA30 family protein codes for MNAIQKPILKCLFATLLLVSFASAGFGDYRNRDESRFIMKPAKPFRPDKDVVTVVMREAIPRGGGYTYQYPRENPEPILTDKYAMEGALSMEIELIASDYSGVAICIAGSVDLTPYLEEGVLEFWIKGEKGGENALFVLVDDGVKTGGESMQVKLRSKSLGEITTEWKHFSIPLKLFGMTGVYWDAKNTREVMLPFGWANFKGFRLEVRKDENESFKVWIDDIVIKKHGKPYEGPAHYPFRNAI; via the coding sequence ATGAATGCAATACAAAAACCCATTTTGAAGTGTCTGTTTGCGACTCTTCTTCTGGTGTCTTTCGCGTCGGCTGGTTTCGGTGATTACCGCAACCGCGATGAATCTCGCTTTATCATGAAACCGGCAAAGCCGTTCCGCCCGGATAAAGATGTGGTGACGGTCGTTATGCGCGAAGCCATTCCTCGTGGCGGTGGATATACTTATCAATATCCGCGTGAAAACCCCGAACCTATCCTCACGGATAAGTACGCGATGGAAGGCGCTCTCTCGATGGAAATCGAACTCATCGCGAGCGATTATTCGGGTGTGGCAATTTGTATTGCGGGCTCGGTGGACCTGACTCCGTATCTCGAAGAAGGCGTCTTGGAATTTTGGATTAAAGGTGAAAAGGGCGGCGAAAACGCTCTGTTCGTGCTCGTGGACGACGGGGTGAAGACCGGCGGCGAATCGATGCAGGTAAAGCTCCGCTCCAAGAGTCTCGGCGAAATCACCACCGAATGGAAACACTTCAGCATTCCTCTCAAACTCTTCGGGATGACCGGTGTGTATTGGGATGCCAAGAATACTCGCGAAGTCATGCTCCCGTTTGGTTGGGCAAACTTCAAAGGATTCCGCTTGGAAGTCCGCAAGGATGAAAACGAATCCTTCAAAGTGTGGATTGACGATATCGTGATTAAGAAGCACGGCAAACCTTACGAAGGTCCGGCTCACTATCCTTTCCGCAATGCGATTTAA
- a CDS encoding glycoside hydrolase family 5 protein has product MKKLFLPALFAAAFIACSSDGGATQASLSSASTSTSSGTAEFVPVPVDYSAGRAMNARLGRGINLGNSWDSGDSTGAPDWFNFGFGVDLDDGWGNPIDDGDFKLLKDAGFNSIRLPVRWQQNSNILTHEINAERMAGVIQDVNLAIEAGLAVIMDFHWYKEIEEAAKMYPTDPSLWAMHKEHFLALWAQVASVFNNYPDSLLAFDIYNEPAMKAELMNDLLLSAYQVIRAAAPNKTIIFQSNQMAKFHQIGELRLPQDGNIIFSGHYYEPYTFSHEGHGYKCVGDNSYANTAKQDFTKYVALATQYYPDVNGGHIPMNMGEFGIAAGSRSSCGSDGPSDLRWALWNKKTVAAAEEAGFSWHYWGFTKVGGFEAYDRENAKWYPGAREAFFQN; this is encoded by the coding sequence ATGAAAAAACTTTTCCTCCCCGCTCTTTTTGCTGCAGCGTTTATCGCTTGTTCTAGCGATGGTGGCGCCACCCAAGCTTCGCTTTCTTCTGCTTCGACTTCGACGAGTTCAGGAACAGCTGAATTCGTCCCCGTTCCCGTGGATTATTCTGCAGGACGTGCGATGAATGCGCGCTTAGGCAGAGGCATAAACCTCGGCAACTCTTGGGATTCGGGCGATTCGACAGGCGCACCCGATTGGTTTAATTTTGGCTTTGGCGTCGACTTGGATGATGGTTGGGGCAATCCGATTGACGATGGCGATTTTAAACTTCTCAAAGATGCGGGATTTAATTCCATTCGCCTTCCGGTGCGCTGGCAGCAAAATTCGAATATTCTCACTCACGAAATTAACGCTGAACGCATGGCGGGCGTGATTCAAGATGTCAATTTAGCGATTGAAGCAGGACTTGCTGTGATTATGGATTTCCACTGGTATAAAGAAATCGAAGAAGCGGCGAAAATGTATCCGACCGATCCGAGCCTTTGGGCGATGCACAAGGAACATTTCCTCGCGTTGTGGGCGCAAGTCGCATCGGTTTTCAATAATTATCCGGACTCACTTCTCGCCTTTGATATTTACAATGAACCGGCGATGAAAGCGGAATTGATGAACGATTTACTCCTCAGCGCTTACCAAGTTATCCGTGCGGCTGCGCCGAATAAAACGATTATTTTCCAATCAAATCAAATGGCAAAATTCCATCAGATTGGCGAATTGCGCCTCCCGCAAGATGGAAACATCATCTTCTCGGGGCATTATTATGAGCCTTATACATTCTCACACGAAGGCCACGGTTATAAATGCGTCGGCGATAATTCATACGCCAATACCGCCAAGCAAGACTTTACAAAATACGTCGCCCTCGCGACGCAATACTATCCCGATGTCAACGGCGGACACATTCCGATGAATATGGGCGAATTTGGCATTGCCGCAGGAAGCCGTAGCAGCTGCGGTTCCGATGGTCCAAGTGATTTGAGATGGGCGTTGTGGAATAAAAAGACTGTCGCCGCTGCCGAAGAAGCGGGATTTAGTTGGCATTATTGGGGCTTTACGAAAGTCGGCGGCTTCGAAGCTTACGACCGCGAGAATGCAAAATGGTATCCGGGAGCGCGCGAAGCGTTCTTCCAAAATTAA
- the lpxA gene encoding acyl-ACP--UDP-N-acetylglucosamine O-acyltransferase: MIHPSAYVSQNAKVAASACIGPWCIVEDFAEIGENVILESRVRVLSHVKIGAESQIFDGAILGQIPQDLKFNGEETVLEIGKRCIIREYATLHRGTASTGKTLVGDDTLIMAYSHVAHDCQIGKGVVISNGVQLAGHVQIGDYANLGGTAGVSQNCRIGAYSFVGAALKVDRDVPPYVKALGNPLRFAGVNLHALRRFPQEFPEERIIQIEKIYRELFHSRRPFAELAQEMAKSEDFAIRQFFSAENFPMIR, from the coding sequence ATGATTCATCCTTCCGCTTATGTGAGCCAGAACGCCAAAGTCGCAGCCAGTGCCTGCATTGGCCCGTGGTGCATCGTCGAAGACTTTGCCGAAATCGGGGAAAATGTGATTTTAGAATCCCGCGTGCGCGTGCTTTCTCATGTAAAAATCGGAGCGGAATCGCAGATTTTTGACGGCGCAATTTTAGGACAAATTCCGCAAGATTTAAAATTTAACGGCGAAGAAACCGTTCTCGAAATCGGGAAGCGTTGCATTATCCGCGAATATGCAACATTACACCGCGGCACGGCTTCTACCGGGAAAACTCTCGTCGGCGACGATACTCTCATCATGGCTTATTCGCATGTGGCGCATGATTGTCAAATCGGAAAAGGCGTTGTCATTTCAAACGGTGTGCAGCTCGCGGGACATGTTCAAATCGGCGATTACGCAAATCTCGGCGGGACTGCGGGAGTTTCGCAAAATTGCCGCATCGGCGCATACAGTTTCGTCGGGGCAGCTCTCAAAGTCGATCGCGATGTGCCGCCGTATGTCAAAGCACTCGGAAATCCGCTGCGTTTTGCTGGGGTCAATTTGCACGCGCTGCGCCGTTTCCCGCAAGAATTTCCCGAAGAGCGCATCATTCAAATCGAAAAAATTTACCGCGAACTTTTTCATTCGCGGCGTCCCTTTGCAGAACTCGCACAAGAAATGGCGAAATCCGAAGACTTCGCCATTCGCCAATTTTTTTCCGCCGAAAATTTTCCGATGATTCGTTAA
- a CDS encoding glycosyltransferase, whose protein sequence is MLSICVIGVLSALYAALFLIFSLGLIRAKKGEKNPEKLWTVSVIVPLRNEEEHAKRTLEALNAQDYTGTWEVICVNDRSTDNTAKILEEFAATHPKFSVVHVPMDAPFLESPKKRALETGFHAAKYEILMTMDADCIPPKGWIRSMAGRFRGNIAIVQGPKKNSGSPGIVHAFQKLETLGYTSIEAAGFSLGTPMVASAAALAYKKDLFFQVGGFGDLVHLSSGDDDMLVHKMIREPNVGFCYNLDKDAVVETAPVDTFKGLLNQRARWSSNGTSYTNHFYTLFLTLIYTFYVWLFVSPWLAFLFDFPWTWFVIPFAIKVAVDTLFLTISAIRLGEKKLLCALPMTELLQIPIITVAVPLGIFKLFKWK, encoded by the coding sequence ATGCTCAGCATTTGTGTTATCGGAGTCCTTTCGGCGCTTTACGCTGCCCTCTTTTTGATTTTTTCTTTAGGGCTTATCCGCGCAAAAAAAGGCGAGAAAAATCCCGAGAAACTGTGGACTGTTTCGGTGATTGTCCCGCTACGCAACGAAGAAGAACATGCGAAGCGCACATTAGAAGCATTGAATGCGCAAGATTATACGGGCACATGGGAAGTCATCTGCGTCAACGATCGCTCTACCGATAATACCGCAAAAATTCTCGAAGAATTTGCCGCGACTCATCCGAAGTTTTCGGTGGTGCATGTTCCGATGGATGCGCCATTTTTAGAAAGTCCGAAGAAGCGCGCCCTTGAAACGGGATTTCATGCTGCGAAATATGAAATTTTGATGACGATGGACGCCGATTGTATTCCGCCCAAAGGTTGGATTCGTTCGATGGCGGGACGCTTCCGCGGAAACATCGCCATTGTGCAAGGGCCAAAGAAAAATTCAGGTTCGCCGGGAATTGTCCACGCTTTTCAGAAATTGGAAACTCTCGGTTATACATCGATTGAAGCAGCGGGTTTTAGCTTGGGAACGCCGATGGTCGCTAGCGCAGCGGCTCTCGCTTACAAGAAAGATTTATTCTTCCAAGTCGGCGGCTTCGGCGATTTGGTGCATCTTTCATCGGGCGATGATGATATGCTCGTGCACAAAATGATCCGCGAACCGAATGTCGGATTCTGCTATAACTTGGACAAAGACGCCGTCGTCGAAACCGCTCCGGTCGATACCTTCAAAGGTTTGCTCAATCAGCGGGCGCGTTGGTCGAGCAATGGCACAAGTTACACGAATCATTTTTACACTCTCTTTCTCACGCTGATTTATACGTTTTATGTTTGGCTTTTTGTGTCGCCGTGGTTAGCATTCCTTTTTGATTTTCCGTGGACATGGTTCGTAATTCCCTTTGCGATTAAAGTCGCTGTGGATACTCTCTTTTTAACAATCAGCGCCATTCGCCTTGGCGAAAAGAAATTATTGTGTGCGCTCCCGATGACAGAACTTTTGCAAATTCCCATTATCACGGTCGCCGTTCCTCTTGGCATTTTCAAATTATTTAAGTGGAAATGA